From one Mobula birostris isolate sMobBir1 chromosome 20, sMobBir1.hap1, whole genome shotgun sequence genomic stretch:
- the LOC140185345 gene encoding nuclear factor 7, ovary-like — protein sequence MASKGQVESWTEETICSICLDFFTDPVSLECGHNFCRSCITRCWEREERNSCQECREVFAERTLRVNRALANLAEKARNINLNPKGKESKLHCEEHEEELKLFCETDKTLICLICRDAQRHREHRFLPIKEAAKIYMDKIKSSLDSLTKKKSDFQEKEQQQKEKISRVRKQADSVQSHITSQFAKLRQIIAEKEQSLLRDLRNEEARILNPMEKNLREIQKSIRFIQEEISKLKEQMDQKDSVIFLKEEARQKRRINDDVQELSATDEALPVGKFDHPYLWNTVLRETLDAINRGKTYKDLFLQTQLL from the exons ATGGCTTCGAAAGGACAGGTCGAGAGTTGGACCGAGGAGACAATTTGTTCCATCTGTCTGGATTTCTTCACCGATCCGGTGTCACTGGAGTGTGGGCACAACTTCTGTCGCTCTTGTATCACACGGTgttgggaaagggaggagagaaactCCTGCCAGGAATGCAGAGAGGTGTTTGCTGAGCgcaccctcagggtcaatcgggcCTTAGCAAATCTGGCTGAAAAAGCTCGAAATATAAACCTGAATCCGAAAGGGAAGGAAAGTAAACTTCACTGcgaggaacatgaggaagaactgaaGCTGTTTTGTGAAACGGACAAGACATTGATCTGTCTGATCTGCAGAGATGCGCAGCGACACAGAGAGCACCGCTTCCTGCCGATTAAAGAAGCTGCTAAGATCTACATG GATAAGATAAAATCTTCCTTAGATTCTCTCACAAAAAAGAAATCAGACTTCCAGGAAAAGGAGCAGCaacagaaagagaagatttcCAGAGTTCGG AAACAGGCAGACAGCGTTCAGTcccacatcacatcccagtttgcTAAACTGCGCCAGATTATCGCTGAGAAAGAGCAGAGCTTACTCAGGGACCTCAGGAATGAAGAGGCCAGGATTCTAAATCCAATGGAGAAAAATCTTCGAGAGATTCAAAAGAGTATAAGGTTTATTCAGGAGGAAATCTCAAAGTTAAAGGAACAGATGGACCAAAAGGACAGTGTGATATTTCTCAAG gaggaagcTCGTCAGAAGAGGAG GATTAATGATGATGTCCAGGAATTGTCAGCGACAGATGAAGCCCTACCGGTTGGAAAATTCGATCACCCCTATTTGTGGAACACAGTGCTGAGAGAAACACTTGATGCCATTAATCGAGGTAAAACTTACAAAGATTTATTTCTCCAAACACAATTGTTATAA